In Porites lutea chromosome 1, jaPorLute2.1, whole genome shotgun sequence, a single genomic region encodes these proteins:
- the LOC140938946 gene encoding uncharacterized protein: MAPEKTVGPLPILSFAGIELDTQLQLARLPKDKLDKCTDLIFNFLWRKKVTLVELQSMIGLLNFACSVIIPGRAFLRRLIDLTIGVKAAHHQIRLTSQVKEDLRVWLEFLNNFNGKSFFLDDEWLNSHKLHLYTDAAGSLGFGAIFGNHWCFGQWPSKWQGRNIAFLEFYPIVLSLYLWGEEMHNNCILFFTDNDALVHVINKQSCKDKLLMFCVRKLVAICLKHNILFRAKHIPGVFNTLADSLSRLQVHTFRKLAPAQMDLQPTAIPLHLQPHSWQV; the protein is encoded by the coding sequence ATGGCGCCGGAAAAGACTGTTGGCCCTTTGCCTATTCTTTCTTTTGCAGGAATTGAACTTGATACGCAGTTGCAATTAGCTCGTTTACCTAAAGACAAGTTAGATAAATGTACTGACTTAATCTTCAATTTCCTCTGGCGTAAGAAGGTTACCTTGGTGGAGCTGCAGTCTATGATAGGACTGTTGAACTTTGCGTGTTCTGTAATTATTCCTGGGAGAGCCTTTCTCCGGCGACTTATTGACCTTACCATAGGTGTTAAGGCAGCTCACCACCAAATTCGTCTCACTTCTCAAGTAAAGGAGGATTTGCGTGTCTGGTtagaatttttaaacaatttcaaTGGTAAATCATTTTTTCTGGATGACGAGTGGTTGAATTCTCATAAGTTACATTTGTACACTGATGCAGCGGGCTCGCTGGGTTTTGGGGCAATTTTTGGCAACCACTGGTGCTTTGGTCAGTGGCCCTCCAAATGGCAAGGACGCAACATTGCCTTCCTGGAATTCTACCCTATTGTTCTAAGCTTGTACCTATGGGGTGAAGAGATGCACAAcaactgtattttgtttttcaccgaTAATGATGCCCTAGTGCACGTTATTAACAAGCAGTCTTGCAAGGACAAACTGCTTATGTTCTGTGTCCGAAAATTAGTGGCTATTTGCCTTAAGCACAACATACTTTTTCGTGCTAAACATATACCTGGTGTTTTTAACACTTTAGCCGACAGTTTGTCTCGTTTGCAGGTTCACACTTTCAGGAAGCTTGCTCCAGCACAGATGGATCTACAGCCGACTGCAATTCCCCTTCATCTCCAGCCTCATAGCTGGCAGGTATAA
- the LOC140930531 gene encoding melatonin receptor type 1C-like, whose protein sequence is MEVRLTETQIAICIISILAILGNTLTILVFVRDKKMLKKSYNAFILCLAIADVLTAILLITSPGFALGDLIPRPTNPVLGEIFCHVIWSRWFLFLLVFFSIYITLLLTVERWVAVVKPSKYNLFFKGKRLMGYVLFCLIWSLAVNGIDFFDVVYDPSSSSNDICKFNRISSGSIFRTSLSVFLIIMKLFFPCLSMIGLYIHMIVKTNNSPVASAESKAKLRGKMTRMIGIMTCILLICYSPNQIFFIFATAGKAKIDSTLHHFTAILNFITICVNPFIYGLSNPNYGRRYKKALLSFCPQPRRVRPAMEG, encoded by the coding sequence ATGGAAGTCAGACTTACCGAAACCCAGATTGCTATTTGTATTATCTCTATTTTAGCAATCCTTGGAAACACGTTGACCATTCTAGTGTTTGTTCGTGACAAAAAGATGCTGAAAAAGTCCTACAACGCTTTCATTCTTTGCCTTGCCATAGCAGATGTGCTGACTGCCATTCTCTTGATCACGAGTCCGGGCTTCGCCCTTGGTGACCTTATTCCTCGTCCAACCAATCCAGTTCTTGGAGAGATCTTCTGCCACGTGATCTGGAGCCGATGGTTTCTCTTTCTGCTGGTGTTTTTCTCCATTTACATTACATTGCTGTTAACAGTAGAGCGATGGGTTGCTGTTGTAAAACCTTCTAAATATAACTTATTCTTCAAGGGAAAGAGACTTATGGGTTACGTCTTGTTCTGTTTGATCTGGTCATTAGCGGTCAATGGAATAGACTTTTTTGATGTGGTCTATGATCCAAGTTCATCATCCAATGACATTTGCAAATTCAACCGTATTTCATCAGGCTCTATCTTCCGCACGTCTCTGTCTGTGTTCCTTATTATCATGAAGTTGTTCTTTCCATGCCTTTCCATGATTGGACTGTACATACATATGATTGTGAAGACAAACAACTCCCCAGTTGCCTCCGCGGAGAGCAAGGCCAAACTACGAGGGAAGATGACAAGAATGATCGGCATTATGACCTGTATTTTGCTCATATGTTATTCCCCAAACCAAATCTTCTTTATCTTTGCAACTGCGGGTAAAGCGAAAATAGATTCTACACTCCACCATTTCACAGCAATTCTCAACTTCATCACCATTTGTGTTAATCCATTTATTTATGGACTTAGCAATCCTAATTATGGCCGGCGTTACAAAAAGGCTTTGTTGTCGTTTTGTCCCCAACCGAGAAGAGTTCGACCTGCCATGGAAGGATAA
- the LOC140938937 gene encoding mu-type opioid receptor-like — METSPSKTQLTNSILAILGILGNTMTILLFFHDKKLLKKSYNVFILCLAIADMLTSILVITSPGFGLGDLIARPTNPVLGEIYCRAIWSRVFVFQHVFFSVYITLLLTIERWVAVVKPAKYNVAFKGKRVIGYIFFCWIWSFGLTGTGIFDAVYEPSSSSNEICTFKFISSGSIFRTSLSVFIIIMKMFFPCLSMIGLYIHMIVKTNNSPVASAESKAKLRGKMTRMIGIMTCILLICYSPNQIFLIFAIAGKAKIDSTLHHFTAILAFTTIFTNPLIYGLSNANYRKRYKMALFSMCPKRLGEGANVALRGRRVGPAPSESPAKGGQHVD, encoded by the coding sequence ATGGAAACCTCACCCTCCAAAACCCAGCTTACCAACTCCATTCTCGCTATCCTTGGAATCCTTGGAAACACGATGAccattctattgtttttccatGACAAAAAGCTACTGAAAAAGTCCTACAACGTTTTCATTCTTTGCCTTGCCATAGCAGATATGCTGACTTCCATCCTAGTAATCACAAGCCCCGGCTTTGGTCTTGGTGACCTCATTGCTCGACCAACCAATCCAGTTCTGGGTGAGATCTACTGTCGAGCGATTTGGAGCCGAGTGTTTGTCTTTCaacacgtttttttttctgtctacaTCACATTGCTGTTGACAATAGAGCGTTGGGTTGCTGTCGTAAAGCCTGCTAAATATAACGTCGCCTTCAAGGGAAAGAGAGTTATTGGCTACATCTTCTTTTGCTGGATCTGGTCATTTGGTCTCACGGGAACGGGTATATTTGATGCGGTCTATGAACCAAGTTCATCATCCAATGAAATCTGCAcattcaaatttatttcatcaggctctattttccgCACATCCCTCTCTGTGTTCATTATTATCATGAAGATGTTCTTTCCATGCCTTTCCATGATTGGACTGTACATACATATGATTGTAAAGACAAACAACTCTCCAGTTGCGTCCGCAGAGAGCAAAGCTAAACTACGAGGAAAGATGACAAGAATGATCGGCATTATGACTTGTATTTTACTCATATGTTATTCTCCAAACCAAATTTTTCTTATCTTCGCAATTGCAGGAAAAGCAAAAATAGATTCTACACTCCACCATTTCACAGCAATCCTCGCATTCACAACTATTTTTACTAACCCACTTATTTATGGACTAAGCAACGCTAATTACCGCAAGCGCTACAAGATGGCTTTGTTCTCCATGTGTCCAAAACGTCTCGGGGAAGGCGCCAATGTTGCTCTGAGGGGACGAAGAGTTGGTCCTGCTCCATCAGAATCACCTGCCAAGGGAGGCCAACATGTCGATTGA